Proteins encoded together in one Micromonospora auratinigra window:
- a CDS encoding vWA domain-containing protein, giving the protein MPAISPNSPAASSYTISNSRAFVVNSQLDFNNVPRSFTVSYPDPAPAGLTVTLVRVTAPGGSVDLDALATAGTVDSASIAGRDVSATRSSSGGVTQLTCNIQDPSEAGVLDEHYEVRVSATAAVTWGYAVDNAFNSNVIRLVCDPVAAYNGLPATLLEKQLLTVTAQGAAGPALTPTVVRNTNPANGLVLPAPVPTYQFGHQGTIAIQGLPSPVGTSQTYQLTDAFLNPVPLPGVYAPTPVTFTVDVVYPGIGGPAFLTGHGTGAASITPRPQRVQLILDRSGSMGAEHRWDNAKTAARIFVNFFGEFRDGVNADDRIGITVFEDNVCSFRSSGPAGPPFITDVVPLGTPAAVAAADLSGPVFGNPGGCTPIGDGLFFGLQKLEAAGFPTNVRYTVVLLTDGDENAGTIKIGPGADPGNPKTWAAAKLDPAIDQITGPTTDLNLFTIGLGSAPNFTVLNNLAAAGHFAAAFTVGTLIDQFATMFSLSQEANKLLTRFTRVVGDPVPPAPLTEVFFDTSNAQKFGVAILKTLDPPTPADVIDTVEIARWDGTTFVVEKIVPADFEGHFYLGVPDAGAFNGGTATWRVRRFHGAAVKPIALEDVFAFEDLHVKSALALDRKDYLTGDEMQLAVEIRKDFAPVRGATVRAVLDAPAEGIGSLLAGLDPDDVARQQRRKGDGKDRPRGRGALIDAVLEKYDWDGLPRCNPDPGGLFVDGTDLLHDVDGDGIYTNTFAKVHVEGVYNWTLFVNGVDDDGNPFSHRLDRSTLAAISVSRKATVIRRETLKIAEPSLTAVKVTITPQDDFKELLGPGFDDTVIWAISSEGGVFAHVRDQQPPPVNTDGTYTRTVVFKRGTKPTLRVSVNGVILPKIYLAPGQPAGDWRHPRTSA; this is encoded by the coding sequence ATGCCCGCCATCTCACCGAACAGCCCTGCCGCGTCGAGCTACACCATCTCGAACTCCAGGGCGTTCGTGGTCAACTCCCAACTCGACTTCAACAACGTCCCGCGCTCGTTCACCGTCTCCTACCCGGACCCGGCGCCGGCCGGGCTGACCGTCACCCTGGTCCGGGTCACCGCGCCCGGCGGCTCGGTCGACCTGGACGCGCTGGCCACCGCCGGGACCGTGGACAGCGCCAGCATCGCCGGGCGCGACGTCAGCGCCACCCGCAGCAGCTCCGGCGGCGTCACGCAGCTCACCTGCAACATCCAGGACCCGTCGGAGGCCGGCGTCCTGGACGAGCACTACGAGGTACGGGTCTCCGCGACCGCCGCCGTCACCTGGGGGTACGCGGTCGACAACGCGTTCAACTCGAACGTGATCCGGCTGGTCTGCGACCCGGTGGCCGCGTACAACGGGCTGCCGGCGACGCTGCTGGAGAAGCAGCTGCTGACGGTGACCGCGCAGGGCGCGGCCGGCCCGGCGCTGACCCCGACGGTGGTGCGCAACACCAACCCGGCCAACGGTCTGGTGCTGCCGGCCCCGGTGCCGACGTACCAGTTCGGCCACCAGGGCACGATCGCCATCCAGGGCCTGCCGTCGCCGGTCGGCACCAGCCAGACGTACCAGCTCACCGACGCGTTCCTCAACCCGGTGCCGCTGCCCGGCGTGTACGCGCCGACCCCGGTGACGTTCACCGTCGACGTGGTCTACCCGGGCATCGGCGGCCCGGCCTTCCTCACCGGCCACGGCACCGGCGCCGCGTCGATCACCCCCCGCCCGCAGCGGGTCCAGTTGATCCTCGACCGCTCCGGCAGCATGGGCGCCGAGCACCGGTGGGACAACGCGAAGACGGCCGCCCGCATCTTCGTCAACTTCTTCGGCGAGTTCCGCGACGGGGTCAACGCCGACGACCGGATCGGCATCACCGTGTTCGAGGACAACGTCTGCTCGTTCCGCAGCTCCGGGCCGGCCGGGCCGCCGTTCATCACCGACGTGGTGCCGCTGGGCACCCCCGCCGCGGTCGCCGCCGCAGACCTCAGCGGCCCGGTCTTCGGCAACCCGGGCGGCTGCACCCCGATCGGCGACGGCCTCTTCTTCGGCCTGCAGAAGCTGGAGGCGGCGGGCTTCCCGACCAACGTGCGCTACACGGTGGTGCTGCTCACCGACGGCGACGAGAACGCCGGGACCATCAAGATCGGGCCCGGCGCGGACCCGGGCAACCCGAAGACCTGGGCGGCGGCCAAGCTGGACCCGGCCATCGACCAGATCACCGGCCCGACCACCGACCTGAACCTGTTCACCATCGGCCTGGGTTCGGCGCCGAACTTCACCGTGCTGAACAACCTGGCCGCCGCCGGGCACTTCGCGGCCGCCTTCACCGTCGGTACGCTGATCGACCAGTTCGCCACCATGTTCTCCCTGTCGCAGGAGGCCAACAAGCTGCTCACCCGGTTCACCCGGGTGGTCGGCGACCCGGTGCCGCCGGCCCCGCTCACCGAGGTCTTCTTCGACACCAGCAACGCCCAGAAGTTCGGCGTGGCCATCCTCAAGACCCTCGACCCGCCCACCCCGGCCGACGTGATCGACACCGTGGAGATCGCCCGCTGGGACGGCACCACGTTCGTGGTCGAGAAGATCGTCCCGGCGGACTTCGAGGGGCACTTCTACCTGGGCGTACCCGACGCCGGCGCGTTCAACGGCGGCACCGCGACCTGGCGGGTGCGGCGCTTCCACGGCGCGGCGGTCAAGCCGATCGCCCTGGAGGACGTCTTCGCCTTCGAGGACCTGCACGTGAAGTCGGCGCTGGCGCTGGACCGCAAGGACTACCTGACCGGCGACGAGATGCAGTTGGCGGTGGAGATCCGCAAGGACTTCGCGCCGGTGCGCGGGGCCACCGTCCGGGCGGTGCTGGACGCGCCGGCCGAGGGGATCGGCTCGTTGCTGGCCGGGCTCGACCCGGACGACGTCGCCCGCCAGCAGCGGCGCAAGGGCGACGGCAAGGACCGCCCGCGCGGCCGGGGCGCGCTGATCGACGCGGTCCTGGAGAAGTACGACTGGGACGGGCTGCCGCGCTGCAACCCCGACCCGGGCGGCCTCTTCGTCGACGGCACCGACCTGCTGCACGACGTCGACGGTGACGGCATCTACACCAACACCTTCGCCAAGGTGCACGTCGAGGGCGTCTACAACTGGACGCTCTTCGTCAACGGCGTGGACGACGACGGCAACCCGTTCAGCCACCGGCTGGACCGGTCCACGCTGGCCGCGATCAGCGTGAGCCGCAAGGCCACCGTCATCCGGCGGGAGACCCTGAAGATCGCCGAGCCGTCGTTGACCGCGGTGAAGGTGACGATCACCCCGCAGGACGACTTCAAGGAGCTGCTCGGCCCCGGCTTCGACGACACGGTCATCTGGGCGATCAGCAGCGAGGGGGGTGTGTTCGCGCACGTGCGCGACCAGCAGCCGCCGCCGGTCAACACCGACGGCACGTACACCCGCACGGTGGTCTTCAAGCGCGGCACCAAGCCGACGCTGCGGGTCTCGGTCAACGGCGTGATCCTGCCGAAGATCTACCTGGCCCCCGGCCAGCCGGCCGGCGACTGGCGGCACCCGCGCACCAGCGCGTGA
- a CDS encoding VWD domain-containing protein produces the protein MSGVRRTIGRAAVLAAALVLLAPQAAYAVVEVESGLKPIYDGCVGQFRGSGNAGILDQLQASGKTIKVRRPIFGKESSTTTSVPGSDVQINWWPENDGRKLPEDGGPEFTEDQCATLIHEMSHALDAANDTDRGQFCTQGGRFASGVDPAEVHAVQVENAYRRGAGLSERTSYSGGKLPQNGRDCDPPAPKRPRGGCSVSAVGAGYRCATSNGDPHLVTYDGLRYDFQAAGEFVLSRSTADDFEVQTRQTMFPASRTVAVNSAVAARVAGDRVAVYASPDGPQVRVNGGPATRAPGAVRLPRGGTVDTGDDGVVTVGWPDGSRLDAAPIGVWGLSVSVGVPAGRAGKLTGLLGDHDGDRADDLVTAAGDRLAQPPAFDALYPGFADGWRVEQRRSLFDYGPGQDTSTFTDRRFPDRALTVGDLPGRATAELLCRRAGVTDPAILTDCVLDVGLTGQVAFATDAARAQRDTAAPGAVTLAVTRPGGTAELAVPGGVGRQVFVEVTAATLPDRCGVLKLLDPQGRELATGCVIGGTGFIDTTRLAAAGEHRLVLDPYAEEVGRVTLRVVEVTDEELRLAAEGPTVRATLARPGAVSRLAFDGRAGQQVFVQVDASTLTDRCGVLKVLDPAGQPLATGCVIGGRGHVDTVVLPATGRYVLLVDGYAADTGWADVRLRDAPDQLLDTVADGRSVTLSVTRPGAASRLRFPADAGRRVTVEVTAASLPDRCGVLALTGPDGDRFAEGCVIGGTGRIETEPLPRGGTWSLVLDPYAEETGTVTVTVRQSG, from the coding sequence GTGAGCGGCGTGCGGCGGACCATCGGCCGGGCGGCGGTGCTGGCGGCGGCGCTGGTGCTGCTCGCCCCGCAGGCGGCGTACGCGGTGGTCGAGGTCGAGTCGGGTCTGAAGCCGATCTACGACGGCTGTGTCGGGCAGTTCCGCGGCTCCGGCAACGCCGGCATCCTCGACCAGTTGCAGGCCTCGGGCAAGACGATCAAGGTACGGCGACCGATCTTCGGCAAGGAGAGCAGCACCACCACCTCCGTTCCGGGCAGCGACGTGCAGATCAACTGGTGGCCGGAGAACGACGGTCGCAAGCTGCCCGAGGACGGCGGCCCGGAGTTCACCGAGGACCAGTGCGCGACCCTGATCCACGAGATGAGCCACGCCCTCGACGCGGCGAACGACACCGACCGGGGCCAGTTCTGCACCCAGGGCGGGAGGTTCGCCAGCGGCGTCGACCCGGCCGAGGTGCACGCCGTGCAGGTGGAGAACGCGTACCGCCGGGGCGCCGGCCTCTCCGAGCGCACCTCGTACAGCGGGGGGAAGCTGCCGCAGAACGGGCGCGACTGCGACCCGCCGGCGCCGAAGCGTCCCCGCGGCGGCTGCTCGGTGTCCGCGGTCGGTGCGGGCTACCGGTGCGCCACCAGCAACGGCGACCCGCACCTGGTCACCTACGACGGCCTGCGCTACGACTTCCAGGCGGCCGGCGAGTTCGTGCTCTCCCGATCCACCGCCGACGACTTCGAGGTGCAGACCCGCCAGACGATGTTCCCGGCGAGCCGGACGGTGGCCGTCAACTCCGCGGTGGCCGCCCGGGTGGCCGGCGACCGGGTGGCCGTCTACGCCTCCCCCGACGGCCCCCAGGTACGGGTCAACGGCGGGCCGGCCACCCGCGCCCCCGGTGCGGTGCGGCTGCCGCGCGGCGGCACCGTGGACACCGGCGACGACGGCGTGGTCACCGTGGGCTGGCCGGACGGCAGCCGGCTCGACGCCGCCCCGATCGGGGTGTGGGGGCTCAGCGTGAGCGTCGGGGTGCCGGCGGGCCGCGCCGGGAAGCTGACCGGCCTGCTCGGCGACCACGACGGCGACCGGGCCGACGACCTGGTCACCGCCGCCGGCGACCGGCTCGCCCAGCCGCCCGCCTTCGACGCGCTCTACCCCGGCTTCGCCGACGGCTGGCGGGTCGAACAACGGCGCTCGCTCTTCGACTACGGGCCCGGCCAGGACACCTCGACCTTCACCGACCGCCGCTTCCCGGACCGGGCGCTCACCGTCGGGGACCTGCCGGGCCGGGCCACCGCCGAGCTGCTCTGCCGGCGCGCCGGGGTCACCGACCCGGCGATCCTCACCGACTGCGTGCTCGACGTCGGTCTCACCGGGCAGGTCGCGTTCGCCACCGACGCGGCCCGGGCCCAGCGGGACACCGCCGCGCCCGGTGCCGTCACGCTGGCGGTGACCCGTCCCGGGGGCACCGCCGAGCTGGCGGTGCCCGGCGGCGTCGGCCGGCAGGTCTTCGTCGAGGTCACCGCGGCCACCCTGCCCGACCGCTGCGGGGTGCTGAAGCTGCTCGACCCGCAGGGCCGCGAACTCGCCACCGGCTGCGTCATCGGCGGCACCGGCTTCATCGACACCACCCGGCTCGCGGCCGCCGGGGAGCACCGGCTGGTGCTCGACCCGTACGCCGAGGAGGTGGGGCGGGTGACGCTGCGGGTGGTCGAGGTGACCGACGAGGAACTGCGGCTGGCCGCCGAGGGGCCGACGGTGCGGGCGACGCTGGCCCGGCCGGGCGCGGTGAGCCGGCTCGCCTTCGACGGGCGGGCCGGGCAGCAGGTCTTCGTCCAGGTCGACGCCAGCACCCTGACCGACCGCTGCGGCGTGCTGAAAGTGCTCGACCCGGCCGGACAGCCGCTGGCCACCGGCTGTGTGATCGGCGGCCGGGGCCACGTCGACACCGTGGTCCTGCCCGCCACCGGCCGGTACGTGCTGCTGGTCGACGGGTACGCCGCCGACACCGGCTGGGCCGACGTCCGGCTCCGCGACGCCCCCGACCAACTGCTCGACACCGTCGCGGACGGCCGGTCGGTCACCCTCTCGGTGACCCGGCCGGGGGCGGCCAGCCGGCTGCGCTTCCCGGCCGACGCCGGCCGGCGGGTGACCGTCGAGGTGACCGCCGCCAGCCTGCCCGACCGGTGCGGCGTGCTCGCGCTGACCGGGCCGGACGGCGACCGGTTCGCCGAGGGCTGTGTCATCGGCGGCACCGGGCGGATCGAGACCGAGCCGCTGCCGCGCGGCGGCACCTGGAGCCTGGTCCTCGACCCGTACGCCGAGGAGACCGGGACCGTGACGGTCACCGTCCGGCAGAGCGGCTGA
- a CDS encoding NAD-dependent epimerase/dehydratase family protein — MTDPRSPLPGRVVVTGATGKLGRAVVAHLRAVGVDVLAVDRAAGRDPRDVEGEFLLADLTDYGQVLAALTGTVDEHAGRIDAVVHLAAVPAPGLQPNATTFTNNSAATYHVFAAARAAGIKRVVWASSETVLGLPFDTPPPYAPVDEEYPPRPETTYALNKALEEEMARHFCRWDPELVMVGLRFSNVMDVEDYARFPSFDADAHLRRWNLWGYIDARDGAQAVERALSYDRPGAEVFIIANADTVMSRPSAELMAEVYPDVEVRGELRGHETLLGIGKARRLLGYAPRHSWRDHVDPTAG; from the coding sequence ATGACCGACCCCCGTTCCCCGCTGCCCGGCCGCGTCGTCGTCACCGGAGCCACCGGCAAGCTCGGCCGGGCCGTGGTCGCGCACCTGCGCGCCGTCGGCGTCGACGTGCTGGCCGTGGACCGCGCCGCCGGCCGCGACCCCCGCGACGTCGAGGGCGAGTTCCTCCTCGCCGACCTGACCGACTACGGGCAGGTGCTGGCGGCGCTCACCGGCACCGTCGACGAGCACGCCGGCCGGATCGACGCGGTCGTGCACCTGGCGGCGGTCCCCGCGCCCGGGTTGCAGCCGAACGCGACCACCTTCACCAACAACTCCGCCGCGACGTACCACGTCTTCGCCGCCGCCCGGGCGGCCGGGATCAAGCGGGTGGTGTGGGCGTCCAGCGAGACGGTGCTCGGCCTGCCGTTCGACACCCCGCCGCCGTACGCGCCGGTGGACGAGGAGTACCCGCCCCGGCCCGAGACGACGTACGCGCTCAACAAGGCGCTGGAGGAGGAGATGGCCCGGCACTTCTGCCGCTGGGACCCGGAGCTGGTCATGGTGGGCCTGCGCTTCTCCAACGTGATGGACGTCGAGGACTACGCGCGGTTCCCCTCCTTCGACGCCGACGCGCACCTGCGCCGGTGGAACCTGTGGGGCTACATCGACGCCCGGGACGGCGCGCAGGCGGTCGAGCGGGCCCTGTCGTACGACCGGCCGGGCGCCGAGGTGTTCATCATCGCCAACGCCGACACTGTGATGAGCCGCCCCAGCGCGGAGCTGATGGCCGAGGTCTACCCGGACGTCGAGGTGCGCGGAGAGCTCCGCGGGCACGAGACGCTGCTCGGCATCGGCAAGGCGCGCCGGCTGCTGGGCTACGCGCCGCGCCACTCCTGGCGCGACCACGTCGACCCCACCGCCGGCTGA